From Leptospira sp. WS58.C1, one genomic window encodes:
- the metH gene encoding methionine synthase, translating to MKHKFPTYTNPKAQELLKLLEERILVLDGAMGTMIQRYGLGEEDFRDERLKDHPSALKGNNDLLVITKPEVIEEIHYKFLEAGANILETNTFSSNRISQADYNAEAYVDELNRKAVKVARAAMEKFSKTHPNQPLFLAGSIGPTTRTASLSPDVNNPAFRAVTFDELVETFYEQVRALVEEGVDILLSETNIDTLNLKAIIVAIENVFKDLNVRIPVSLSVTITDASGRTLSGQTIEAFYNSIYHANPLSVGINCALGAGEMRPYIEELSRISGCYISCYPNAGLPNAFGGYDQTPEEFGKFLDDFSSQGWLNIAGGCCGTTPAHIKEGAKAVQGKKPRLIPEIEGKTRLSGLEPLNIDEATGFVLIGERTNVTGSPKFKRLILEGNFEEAVSVALQQVEAGANIIDINFDEALLDGEASMKEFLNLIAVEPDIAKVPFMVDSSKWSVLETGLKCIQGKPIVNSISLKEGEEKFLQQAKTIKMYGASVIVMAFDEQGQAATKDDKVRICKRAYDLLVEKADFSPFDIIFDPNILTVGTGIDEHNNYAVDFIEAIKEIKAICPGAKISGGLSNISFSFRGNNPVREAMHSAFLFHAIKAGMDMAIVNAGMLAVYEEIPKDLLERVEDVLLNRRSDATERLIEFAESFKSGEKVEKKEEAWREGTVEQRLEYSLVKGIVEYIDQDTEEARLKYDQPLQVIEGPLMDGMRVVGDLFGSGKMFLPQVVKSARVMKKSVAYLLPFMEEENRKQAQSSAKQKFLIATVKGDVHDIGKNIVAVVLACNNYEVIDLGVMVPCEKILEEAKKQNVDIIGLSGLITPSLDEMVHVASEMKRTGFNIPLLIGGATTSSAHTAVKISEKYDQPVVHVLDASRVVNVVGKLLNPSLKPDYIKQIKEEQKVQREIYFNTRSDRKLVSIEDARENKYVTDWNVTQVAKPNFVGVRVFDNEVSLEELVPYIDWSPFFQAWELKGRYPSILESETYGKQAKELFKDAQKLLEDIVSNKRYTTRGVIGIFPANSVGDDIEVYEDETRTKVKTVFHTLRQQISKEEKDEPNYCLADYIAPKDSGIADYIGGFAVTAGHGVEEFASLFDSRLDDYNSIMSKALGDRFAEAFAEYMHLKVRKELWGYVADENLSSEELIRERYQGIRPAAGYPASPDHTEKRTLFDLLEVEKNTGITLTEHFAMMPASSVSGLYFAHPDSKYFAVAKINKDQVQDYANRKGMTISDVEKWLSPNLAYDPQEAVSRV from the coding sequence ATGAAACATAAATTTCCCACATATACAAACCCCAAAGCGCAAGAACTCTTAAAATTATTGGAAGAAAGGATCCTAGTTCTTGACGGAGCAATGGGGACCATGATCCAAAGATATGGCCTGGGAGAAGAAGACTTCAGAGATGAAAGACTCAAAGATCATCCTTCCGCATTGAAGGGAAACAACGATTTGCTTGTGATCACGAAACCGGAAGTGATCGAAGAAATACATTATAAATTTTTAGAAGCAGGAGCGAACATTCTAGAAACGAATACGTTCAGTTCTAACAGGATCTCTCAAGCGGATTATAATGCGGAAGCTTATGTTGACGAGCTGAACAGAAAAGCGGTCAAAGTCGCTCGTGCTGCAATGGAGAAGTTTTCGAAAACTCATCCGAATCAACCGTTATTCCTTGCCGGCTCCATTGGACCTACTACTAGGACCGCTTCTCTTTCTCCCGATGTGAATAATCCCGCGTTTCGTGCAGTGACTTTCGACGAACTGGTAGAAACGTTTTACGAGCAGGTCAGGGCATTGGTGGAAGAAGGAGTGGATATTCTTCTTTCCGAAACGAATATAGATACTTTGAATTTAAAGGCGATCATTGTTGCCATCGAGAATGTATTCAAAGATTTGAATGTACGGATCCCGGTATCTCTTTCCGTCACGATTACCGATGCTTCCGGGAGGACGTTGTCAGGACAGACGATCGAGGCATTTTACAATTCCATTTATCATGCAAATCCTCTCTCTGTTGGGATCAATTGTGCCCTGGGTGCGGGAGAGATGAGGCCTTATATCGAAGAATTGTCTAGGATCTCAGGCTGTTATATTAGTTGTTATCCGAATGCAGGATTGCCTAACGCATTCGGCGGATATGATCAAACTCCCGAAGAATTTGGAAAGTTTTTGGATGATTTTTCCAGCCAAGGCTGGTTGAACATTGCGGGAGGATGTTGCGGAACAACTCCTGCACATATCAAAGAAGGTGCTAAAGCAGTCCAAGGTAAAAAACCTAGACTAATACCTGAGATAGAAGGGAAGACCAGATTATCCGGATTAGAACCTTTGAATATAGATGAAGCGACCGGTTTCGTCCTAATAGGGGAAAGAACGAACGTAACAGGTTCTCCTAAATTCAAGAGGCTTATCTTAGAAGGAAATTTTGAAGAAGCCGTATCAGTCGCTTTGCAACAAGTAGAAGCTGGCGCAAACATCATTGATATCAATTTCGACGAGGCTCTTTTGGATGGAGAAGCCTCTATGAAAGAATTCTTAAATTTGATCGCGGTCGAGCCTGATATCGCAAAGGTTCCTTTTATGGTCGACAGTTCCAAATGGTCCGTTTTAGAAACCGGCTTAAAATGTATCCAAGGAAAACCGATCGTGAACTCTATCTCTTTAAAAGAAGGGGAAGAGAAGTTTTTGCAACAGGCAAAAACGATCAAAATGTACGGCGCTTCTGTCATCGTAATGGCTTTTGATGAACAAGGCCAGGCGGCTACGAAAGACGACAAAGTCCGTATTTGTAAAAGAGCTTACGATCTATTGGTGGAGAAGGCTGACTTTTCCCCATTTGATATTATCTTTGATCCGAACATTCTAACGGTCGGAACGGGAATAGATGAACATAATAATTACGCGGTCGATTTTATAGAAGCAATCAAAGAGATCAAAGCTATTTGCCCAGGAGCGAAGATCAGCGGAGGCTTAAGTAATATTTCCTTCTCATTCCGCGGGAACAATCCGGTTAGAGAAGCGATGCACTCCGCATTCTTATTCCACGCTATCAAAGCCGGAATGGATATGGCGATCGTAAACGCAGGTATGCTTGCAGTTTATGAGGAAATTCCTAAAGATCTTTTGGAAAGAGTGGAAGATGTCCTATTAAACAGAAGATCCGACGCAACCGAAAGATTGATCGAATTTGCGGAATCCTTTAAGTCAGGCGAGAAGGTCGAAAAAAAAGAAGAAGCCTGGAGAGAGGGAACAGTCGAGCAAAGATTGGAATATTCTTTAGTAAAAGGAATTGTAGAATACATAGACCAAGACACGGAAGAAGCAAGACTCAAATACGATCAACCTTTACAAGTGATCGAAGGTCCTCTGATGGATGGAATGAGGGTTGTAGGCGATCTATTTGGATCTGGAAAAATGTTTCTTCCTCAGGTTGTAAAAAGTGCTCGGGTTATGAAAAAATCCGTAGCTTACCTTCTACCTTTTATGGAAGAAGAGAACCGTAAACAAGCTCAGTCATCCGCTAAACAAAAGTTCCTGATCGCTACAGTAAAAGGGGACGTTCACGATATCGGTAAAAACATTGTGGCAGTCGTACTTGCATGTAATAATTACGAAGTGATAGACCTCGGTGTAATGGTCCCTTGCGAAAAAATCTTGGAAGAAGCAAAAAAGCAGAATGTGGATATCATCGGTCTGTCCGGCCTTATCACTCCTTCTCTGGATGAAATGGTCCACGTTGCTTCCGAGATGAAGAGAACGGGCTTCAATATTCCTTTATTGATCGGAGGCGCTACTACAAGCTCCGCTCATACTGCGGTAAAAATTTCGGAAAAGTACGACCAACCAGTGGTTCATGTTTTGGATGCTTCTCGGGTCGTAAACGTCGTCGGAAAACTTTTAAACCCTTCTTTAAAACCGGATTATATAAAACAAATCAAAGAAGAGCAGAAAGTCCAAAGAGAAATCTATTTTAATACTAGAAGCGATCGTAAACTTGTTTCTATTGAAGATGCTCGTGAGAATAAATATGTTACCGATTGGAATGTGACACAAGTAGCTAAACCGAATTTTGTTGGAGTTCGAGTTTTTGATAATGAAGTCTCTCTGGAGGAACTCGTTCCTTATATAGACTGGTCTCCATTCTTTCAAGCCTGGGAATTGAAGGGACGTTATCCGTCCATTTTGGAAAGTGAGACTTACGGTAAACAGGCCAAAGAATTATTCAAAGACGCTCAGAAACTGTTGGAAGATATCGTTTCTAATAAAAGATACACTACCCGAGGAGTGATCGGGATCTTCCCTGCAAATAGTGTTGGCGATGATATAGAAGTGTATGAAGACGAAACCAGGACGAAAGTTAAGACTGTTTTTCACACCCTGCGTCAACAGATAAGTAAAGAGGAGAAAGACGAACCTAATTATTGTTTGGCGGATTATATCGCACCTAAGGATAGCGGGATTGCGGATTATATCGGTGGTTTTGCGGTCACCGCGGGTCATGGAGTGGAAGAATTTGCATCCTTATTCGATTCTCGTTTAGATGATTATAATTCCATTATGTCAAAAGCCTTGGGCGATCGTTTTGCCGAGGCTTTTGCCGAATATATGCACTTGAAGGTCCGGAAAGAACTTTGGGGTTACGTAGCGGACGAAAATCTATCCTCTGAAGAATTGATCCGGGAACGTTATCAGGGGATTCGTCCTGCGGCTGGCTACCCAGCAAGTCCGGATCATACTGAAAAAAGGACCTTATTCGATCTATTAGAGGTGGAGAAGAATACGGGCATTACTCTCACTGAACATTTTGCAATGATGCCGGCAAGTTCCGTGAGTGGCTTGTATTTTGCTCATCCTGATTCTAAGTATTTTGCAGTGGCGAAGATTAATAAGGACCAGGTCCAGGATTATGCGAACAGGAAAGGAATGACCATTTCCGATGTGGAAAAATGGCTTTCTCCGAATTTGGCTTATGACCCCCAGGAGGCTGTTTCCAGAGTCTAA